In Phaseolus vulgaris cultivar G19833 chromosome 3, P. vulgaris v2.0, whole genome shotgun sequence, the sequence GATAACATGATTCCTATGCTCCCATATGCTTCGTGTGATGGCCACCCACACTCCCCTCCAGACCTGATTCTGTTTTTCAGACATATTAGTTAAGTGAAAGTTCAGAAAGTGATTACAAATGTCCCTATTTTGTGTTCCCACTACACCTATCCATTGGTAGCACATCATCCATACACAGTAAGCAAAAGCACAATCCAAAAACAAATGTTGTGTGGATTCAACGTGCAAGTTACAGAATACACACAGAGGTGAATTCACCACTATTCCCCGCACCACAAGATTCTGATAAGTCGGAATTTTGTCCAGCAAGATTTTCCAGGCCGTGGTTAACACTTTTGGGACAGCTTTGGTCCTCCATAACAGACTAAAAACAACATTACTCGGTTCAGAAACCTGATTGGTTAAGAGACCATATGCTGATTTTACCGAGAATAACCCCTTGGAATCCCCACTCCAAGTAATAAAATCTTTAGCATCCTTAACCAAAACTTCCCTGGCTAGAATTGTTAATAATTCTTCCTCCACATCCGACTCCCAGCAAAATCTCTCCCTTCTCCAGTTCAAATGCCAGGTCCACCCATGATCATCCCAATAACCAGTTTCACCCACCGCCATCCCTTGATTCAGCGAAATAGAGTATAACCTAGGAAATAAATCCTTGAGTTTATTGTCATTAATCCAAGGATCCTCCCATAAACGAACTAAGTCCCCAGATCTGACATTCCATTTAACAGCTTGTTGAAACCAGCCTACACCATTACCCTCCCTACATATTTTTTCtaagtctctccaccaccaagagtGATTACAAGGCCGGACTTGGTAATTATCTGATGTGACCATATATTTGGACTCCAAAATATCTTTCCATTTCCCCTTCTCATCATTCATTAGCCTCCATTTCCATTTCGCCATCAACGCATAGTTGAATTTCCTGATCCTTGATACCCAAACCACCTTCCTCAAAAGGTTTACAGATTTTCCCCCAACTTACCCAAGGTATAGATTTATTATCTCTACCCAGGCCCACAGAAAACTCCTTTGGATGCTCGTGATTGTATTACGGATCGAGATCGGAGCTTTAAAGAAAGATAAGTAGAAAAGGGGAATAGATGTGAACACAAATTTGATCAGGCAAATCCTACCCGCCATAGATAAACACCTCCCTTTCCAAGTGCTAAGCCTAGCTCTGACCTTATTGACAACCGGTTCCCAGAACTGTACCTTCCTCGGGTTCCCTCCTACTTCTAACCCCAAGTACTTGAAAGGCATGCGCATTGTAAAACAATTGAGAGACTTGGCATAAGTTTCCAGAGTGAACCTATCCACATTTATCCCTGCCAATTTGgacttatgaaaattaattttcaaacctGAGACTAGTTCAAAACATCTTAGGATCGTCTTTATCGTGAACACATTTGAAAAATTATCCTCACACATGAGCAAAGTGTCGTCCGCGAATTGAAGCATGCTGCACTCTATTTCCTTCCTTCCCACCTTCACGCCTGTTAACATTTTTAGCTTAGTCGCTTGTCTCACAAGCCCAGCCAAACCTTCAGCAACCACGAGAAACAAAAAAGGAGCCATAGGATCACCCTGTCTCAGCCCTCTTGACGGGATAAATTCCTCTGTTGGGCTTCCATTGACAAGCACCGAAATGGAAGCCGATTCCAAGCACCCTCTAACCCACCTCACCCAATTGCTATGGAAGCCTAGCCTTTGTAACATGTCGTATAAGAAGTTCCACCTTACAGAATCATATGCCTTCTCATAGTCCACTTTAAAGCAGAGTGCACTTCTTCGGTTCCTCCTAACCTCCTTCACCACCTCTTTTGCCATGAGTACACTAGCAGACCTCTATTCTTCAAAAAAGCTGATTGGTTTTCATCAATAACCAAAGGAAGAACACCCTTCATACGTCCCGCTAGGACCTTAGAGACAATCTTATAAAAAGTGCCTACCAGGGAAATGGGCCTAAACTGGTCTAAAGATAAGGGATCAGACACTTTAGGTACCAGGGCTATAAAAGAGGCATTACAACCCTTTGGTATAACTCCATTTTCATGGAACAAGTGCAAAGCTTCCATAATGTCACTTTTAAGGCAATCCCAGCAATTCCTGATAAACGTGAAATTGAATCCATTCGGGCCTGGACTCTTTGTTCCTTCACATTGCCACACTGCTTCTtttacttcttcctctgtgaaaCTTGCAACCATACTTATGCTGATTTCTTGGGGAAGGCATTTAAACTCCACAGATCCCAGATTAACTCCAGAATCTTGTGTAGCTGTGAACCTTTTTTCAAACAAAGACTTTGCTTCCCTTCTAACCACTTCCGGTTCTTCACACCATTGCCCCCCAACTTCCACTCCTTTAACTTCGTTCTTCAGTCTTCTCCATCTGATAGCTGTATGATAAAATCTGGAGTTCATGTCCCCAAACTTACACCAATTTGCTCTTGCTTTCTGCCTCGAAAGAGAATCCATCTTACTATCAACCAATCGCAGCTGACTCAGTAACTCCAATCGTTTTAGTCGATCATGCTCCTCTAGACCATTACCAGAGATAAGTGAACCTAGtaagacaacaaagaaaaaccagaaaaaaaccAAACCAAAGCCTCAAACAgcataaaaaaacagcaccaacAACTAATGAATTTAGCAAGGATGCCTTTCCTTAGCAGCACCAAATCAGGAGCAAACAAAGGAGGGTCAACAATACAAAAACAACATCTCCAGCTGCACATCACAGTAACTGTTCCAGCTTCACAAATATAACAACAGACCCATATGTAATGTCATTAGCTGATCTTCATAACTTGCAGTGCTCAAATGGGGACGTTTTTTATATGTTCTCATGGCTGCATCTCCCTTAGAGCACATCCAGCATCTCCACCCCATCCCCATAAACCAAACTCCCTGTAACAAACCATCACAAATTCACCTCATATTTAGAATAACCAGGACTATTCTGGACTACTCATTAGTAGCTATTGCACCCAcaatttattgttttgatttaatTCTTTTAACTTAACAGAGGCCTATTGCAAGTTTCAAGCTGACTTCATAAAATAGAGATTATGAAGACCGTTGCGtgcttaataattattttttaagtaacttCTCTTACCTGAATCATTGAAAAAGTGAGCCAAGAGAGGTCATAAGGGTCTTAATTAGGTAAGGGCGACTTCTTTGTGCGCCCATTATGTTATTGGGGCACTCCATAAGTTAAGTTTTATATAGTTCCACAAATCTCTTTTATGTAAAAAGTTATTTGAAGTTTTAGTTTTGGAGGTGTGTTGATGTATGGAGTGTTGAAGGCGATGTTCGTTGttgtggtgttttttttttatcaataaaaaataaaatgaataaaagagGGATACTTGAGGGGTATCCCAATCCGTTTACAAAATCAAAGATTACACCCTTCAGAGGCTAGACTCATCCATTCTAACTAAACCTTTATACATGTTGTGTTGTTGAGTTGCCATGGTGTTGTTGAGTTGCATTGGTGGTAGTTGGAGGTGATTGTTTTGTGGTgggtttttttgtttctttgttgtttATGATGTGTTTCTGTATGTATTTTGGATTGTGTAATTCGGTATATCTTTGGATCATTGAATCTGTAACCAATTTGAGTGTTTTTATACTTTCTAAATTGCTTAAATTGGAACACTGTTATGAATAAACATTTAAGATTACATAATCCGTAAAGAATGTTATTTTTGGATTACTAATCTATAATTTGTATCCAAATTTGGGAGAGTACCGGATTGGCCAAtccaaaaggtaaaaaaaaaaaaaaaaatactcaaattggttatgaattatgtaatcaaAAGTTGGTTCCAAATTTGGTAAGTAGAGTCTAGTGATTGGGTTAATTCTCAGATTGGGAAATCCAAAAGTTGTTTTGTagataaaaaattgtattttgatcgAAACTTGTACCATATGGTTTTCGGATTGACTAAGCTCGAATGTATTTCTAGATTGTGAAATACCTTCCATAATAGTTATGTTGCAAGAACATTACTGTCTTGTAAAGAGAGACAAGTGGAGATATGAGAAAACACAAAATTAGAGAGAAAGTAGGAGTAGCATTTGTGaggaaaaatatgaaaattttattttttaaaattgcttGATCATGTGAGAAATAAACTTATAGAAGCTCACGTGAAGGCGGCTTCTTCTTGAACTTGGAACCCATATTTAATgggaaaatacatttttatcctttagtgaaaaaattacaaaaatttcTTAAATTCCACATATTTCACCTTCTTCCTTCCTCACTAAAAATCCAAGAACCCTAGGCACCCCAACACCCCATTTATGcttgtttaatgttttttttttggttctTTAGGTTGTTTGTGATACAATTATACTACGTTTGAAAAAGTTGAGTTTAGTTGTATTTCACTgcttcttttttttcaatttggttTGTCACTGATTGGAACGTGGtcttctttttacttttttttaacacattttgaattacataatctgaaagctaTTTTCAGATTCAgaaaagactttcagattatgtactttagattaaagttaaaaaaaaaatacattttagattatataatcagAACTGTTCATAGATTCAAAAATGATTTCGagattatataatctataatgtattttttacaaAAGTATGTTTCACATTCAGGAAAAGCTTTTGAATTATGAAATTCAGaatcagtttttttttctttcaaaatattaCTTCTAGATCTACTAATCTGGAAACGCTCCTAGATCATAAATTGGTTTATGGTTTAGGTTTAGATGGATTAAGCATATTCACaagagtaattattttttatttaggaaCCCATACTTGTTTTAGTCCTTTAATGTTAATGCTTTTTCAGTGGTTTCCTTTGTTCTTTGTTGACACTGATAACACTTGATTAGTTCACGTTTTTATAGATTTATTGTATTTTCTAAACATTTTTATCTTGGTTGTTAACATagactaatatttttttagtaaaaaattatagttgtaataaatattatataaaaacttttatttagaaattttttGACATCGATCAAGACATATCATACATGTTTCCACATCGTACTGTGCTAATATACTGCATGCATGCATGACTCTATTGATGAcactcttttctgtttttgtttttttggcCGTGCACTGTTTTCATTTACTTCTCAATTAATAGCATACCATCCGAAACTTGTCAGCTTCATTTTATACTGAaaacttatatttataaaactcttttatacaaagaaaaaaatccTGTGTTAGCAATTTTCCTTATCCCGTATTATCATTTTCAGTCACACGTAACGATGGGTTAGagtagttttaaaattttcagcTTTGATATCAATTTAGTgatttaatagttaattaatatGCACTATCAtgcaaaaatttaaattttattgttaagTATTTTGGTACACCCAATAGCTCCACATTGCTAAGTTGAGGTCAAATACATTTTGTTTCATTAACCATTaccttttaaatttaaaaccgTGACGAAACTCCAAATTTCAAATTAGACAATATTTGAGATGCGAGGTAATTGATTCTAGTAAGACTTGAGATTGGAACATGCAATCCTAATGTCTTAGTGGGAAAAAACCAAAACCAtccattttgataatttttttttatcagcaaatagcaatgaaattaaataagaccacttcaggggtggtccaacccttatacaaaaaaacAGATTTTCTCAAAGAGCCTTTCCATCTACATATCAACCAAAAGACCTCCTACTCTCTTTCCCatctcaatcaataataaaagaaacCCAAGAAACAACCTTTtacataaaaactaaacagaatacatacataccaagagttcaagacaccaatcagagaatGAGAAATTAGCTGACGGTATCTTTGATGAGATCCATGACCAAACCTTAATCTGTGTTAGAGAGAAAATTTCTGTGTGATCAACCACTCCacctttaaataaacaattattcttGTGCCTCCATATCTCACTAACCAACGCAATCCACAGGTTTCCCATAATAAGATTAACTGAAATAGGTGCATCCAGAATCTTAAAATGTTCAAAATGAGACCCAGGATCCATACAATCCATTGATCTTATTCCTAACCAGTTATAACAGAGATTCCAAATTAGCCAAGCAACTCTGCATTCGCAAAACAAATGATTTGTTGTCTCCTCTGACCTCCTACACAAGCAACACAAATTACTCTCGATCTCGATTCCTCTTCTCTCTAGATTAACCCTACAAGCAACCTTGTTTTCAATCACTCTCCAAGCTGTGACTTGAGCTGAGGGGAGCGCCTTAATTTTCCAGAAAAATTTATACCTTCTTAAGTCTTCCTCACTACCTTCTCCCCTTAAAAATCCATAAGGATAATATAAATTAGGGTTTACTGTGTTTTTTAATGCAAGTAATCTTTTGAttccaataaatatatattatactaataatatctcatttttttctctacgagttagagaaaaaaagttatgaatagtaatgcatttaaaaaaaaattaaactattacgcaaataatatattttttattaacaatgaattaattaaattaaaggaaGCATTTGAGGGTGTTCTAATCCTTAGACAAAAGGGAATCAAACAGAaacataataaacaaaaataaccaACACAACCTACACAAGCAGAATATAACAACATTATAAGACCCAGATTCCCTTTGGATATGATCTCCCATTATTTGCTTTTTTTTAACCATTATTCTAGTGTCACTATCATGATTCACACAACTCCCTTCTCACGTAAACATGCTTTCTCCTACTTCTGCAACACTTCATGGTTCCCCCAAAAAACCTCTAGTTAAAGCATTCTTTATAACTATTTTCCTTTATCGATTTAAAGTCTCTGTTAGTTTTTGGTTGTGTGTAATGTTATGTTTAAGTGCTTTCATTGGGTGGTTTTAACAAGGTTACTGAGTCTTTCTTTTGAGTAGGACAGTTAATATGTATATAAGTTGGATCACCCTTTaagtggttcatatttatttatttattcttttttactgataaaaaaaatcactcaaATGCAAACAAAACATGTATATAAAGATGATAGTAACATGTAACACCCTGAATAGaactatgaaataaaaattaattttaaaaacaaaaaataattagttgatatattaactaaattaattactattttatagactaaaaagatttattgatatctaaagtatataatttagaaattaatttataaattttattaataataaaaactaccgTATTTACCATAActttttaatctataaattaatatttaatttaattaatataataaataattattttttatttataaaattagtttttatttaatgatattctTGTAGTACtataataaaagtataattatTTGTTTCTGGATAACAAAACCATCTTGTCACCTATCTTTAAAGAACCCACGCAACAAGAAAAtcagtaaataaaaattaaattactaaTTAGATATATAATGATAAGCAGGTGAGTGAAACACAAACTTAAACAAAGAAGTTACAAATCACACATTTGTAATATGAAACTGAAAATCCCTACAATAAAAAGTCACGCATTTTGTTTGAACCACACATATTCTTAAAGAAATGGATATATTAGACCTTCTACATGGAAGTAAACTCATTGAACAGCTCTTCAATACTCTCAGACCTTGCTGTTCTAAATGCTTCCACAGCCAGCATAATGTCATCATCTTGTAAGTTTGAAACACAGCCTTCCATGACATTATTGTCAGCCTTATATGTAAGTAAACTTTCTGTGTTGGTGATTTGTGGAATATTAGAAACTGCAGGAAGCTTGGGAATGCTCAAAGTGGATACAGATGACCTAAAATCATGATTTGTGGTAAGCACGAGGGCATACATGTTATGCACTCTCTTGTGTTCGGTGGACACTGAATGTGATGAAAGACAAGGTTGAGTTGGAATCTTGCTTAAGATTAGCCCAGAGAGATTTGAGGATCCAGATCCAACTTGCAACATAGATCCTCTGGCTTCAGTTTCAAATCGGGCCCTCTCCCACTGAGCCACGTGCGTGATATTGATGGTGTCCTTGGACTGGTCTTGGCCATCACCACAGCCTTCAAATGTGTTCTGTTTTATTGTTTTGTGGGTAATGGTAATGGGATCTAAGCTCATTCTGATGAGTCTTTTCTTGATGTTGGTTTTCCAGTAGTTCTTGATCTCATTGTCTGTTCTTTGGGGCAGGTGGGCTGCTATGATGGACCATCTGTGCATGCAATAGAGAAACATCATTAGCTTCTCAGAAATTCATTTGACTTACCAACAGGAAAGTatcaaaaccaaaagaaactaAAAGGTCATCACTTGTTTCCAAGAAGAGCATGAAGTTGAATAATGGTGTGTTCTTCCTCCGTGCTGAAGTTTCCTCGTTTTATATCAGGTTTGAGATAGTTAATCCACCTCAATCTGCAACTCTTTCCACATCTTTCAAGACCTAGATGTGAATCATACATGTATACATGTAACAAATAAAATCTGGATATGTACTTCGATTCTTCAATATCAAGAACATGCACACTCATCGAttgatatagaaaaaaaaaaaaaaaataggtacAGAGAAGTTGTATACATTACCCGCTTTGGCAGGCACAAAATGCCAGTTTCGATGGCCATGCTTCCCAACGTAGTCGAGGAGCTTCTTGTCTTCTTCTGGTGTCCATCGTCCTTTCTTCAGCCCTAGCTTCTCACAATATGCCTTCCTTCCCATTTTTAATGCCAAGCTGTTGTAACATGTAACATATAGAAGGATATATAGTACtaggttattattattattctgtAATAAGTGTAAATAGTGTACCCTATATGAAAACCATAACCTTAAATAGTTATCTGTCATCTTTAAGAATATGGGAACACGATCAAAGTGGTAGGTCCCTATACTCAATGCTCCCATACCTGTTTCCCTTTTCGGTCCTTTTCTTATTCTTCAAAATTTTCTTAAACAGTATCTACATGTTTATAATGTTTTAATTGACATCtattctataatttttatttatatatttctttatttttatagaaCTTTATTCCTACAAATTACAAAACAGTTAAAACTATAAGTTTTAAGTAAATCTGTTGCTGTGACAGATCCAATAATGCAGTACATAAATGGTGGTCTTACGACGAAATACAATACAAGATAAGTTGGAATGAAGGAGTAAAGTTTCACTTACTTTGTTTCCTTAAGGAGAAGTACATATAAACAGTGTACTAAACGTAAtcaaggaaagaaattttactGTTCATCCTTCATTTCCTACGtgtttgaaagataaaattACGAAAACTGCAAATTGACCAAGGAAAACATTAATCACTAGATCAAACAAGTtctttatcatattattatttttattatatttatacatattaatataatttatacatattaatataattattaataataataaaaataaaataaattatatttatattattaatattattaatattattaatatttattaatattattcatattattattaatatttattaatattattattaatattactagtattaatattcatattattaatattatattcatattatcaatattatattcatattattaatattaattttgatataaatatacatttagatatttattgtgtgtgtatagtagttttatttaacttgagtaatattacttttatccggatatagatagatagagagaaaaaggaagaaattatataatattaatataactttaatactataaatacatatatattgattaatatatttctttatttaatcattaattttttaaaactcatggttaaatttaaatttactttcatattatatatatattaatataaaattatttgatatcttattttcaaatataggttattataggtagttgtgaagtttttgttagatggctatataggtgcttgtatcttatacttcttttctgatttgagattcttgtataaggattgaaatatccttaaaatgtttcctttaatgaacttaattaagtcaatatgatcgtaaaataataattaatatgatagttgattttaatgtaataggtaatatgatgactatgagtatgacatatattaaatgtgattcatactaatagataatataataaatta encodes:
- the LOC137839006 gene encoding transcription factor MYB106-like gives rise to the protein MGRKAYCEKLGLKKGRWTPEEDKKLLDYVGKHGHRNWHFVPAKAGLERCGKSCRLRWINYLKPDIKRGNFSTEEEHTIIQLHALLGNKWSIIAAHLPQRTDNEIKNYWKTNIKKRLIRMSLDPITITHKTIKQNTFEGCGDGQDQSKDTINITHVAQWERARFETEARGSMLQVGSGSSNLSGLILSKIPTQPCLSSHSVSTEHKRVHNMYALVLTTNHDFRSSVSTLSIPKLPAVSNIPQITNTESLLTYKADNNVMEGCVSNLQDDDIMLAVEAFRTARSESIEELFNEFTSM